Proteins co-encoded in one Brassica oleracea var. oleracea cultivar TO1000 chromosome C4, BOL, whole genome shotgun sequence genomic window:
- the LOC106341150 gene encoding F-box protein At3g28330-like, with translation MSEKKKSKTLIPLKQRKRKMVFLPDDLCATILSRLPIKVFTSFKLVCKQWNSVVDSRIFRELFIAQHQNTQSSSWSLIMGAVDRTEFLAHYRCNTWGLQRSFVTNKFENQRHNYRRGRVVAYSDAGFVLIDVLSYSYAGLTFDKRSLCVANPVSQECIEIDAPKAFENSGIFWPLGIATRTNNGVVTSYKIVAFSSERYVENLGVMIYSSETGLWSRKLHLPSKLESCPYTISLNGNLHWLSRNNDELVSMDFNATNMASGPFRYTAFPDLEKRVKFTRACTTYQGSLMYMNIVSQVGSVDHKLCVWRLKSWEWQLISKISTALTEIKFDYIPLRINPCDATTAYFLSQKHQRLIAINLRNGERMLHRELELSSGGRILRSLHYPQGSYFYSFVLPQWLYRLPRQQR, from the coding sequence ATGTCCGAGAAAAAAAAAAGTAAAACCCTAATTCCATTGAAACAGAGAAAGAGGAAGATGGTTTTCTTGCCAGATGATCTGTGTGCAACAATATTATCGAGACTACCGATAAAAGTCTTCACAAGTTTTAAACTGGTTTGCAAGCAATGGAACTCAGTTGTTGACTCTCGGATTTTCCGCGAACTTTTCATAGCTCAACACCAAAACACTCAATCTTCTTCATGGTCGCTCATCATGGGTGCAGTTGATAGGACAGAGTTCTTGGCTCACTACAGATGCAACACTTGGGGACTTCAACGGTCTTTCGTTACCAACAAGTTCGAGAACCAGAGACACAATTACCGACGAGGCAGGGTCGTGGCTTACAGCGATGCTGGGTTTGTTTTGATCGATGTATTATCTTACAGCTATGCTGGGTTGACTTTCGATAAACGATCTCTGTGCGTGGCTAATCCAGTTTCACAGGAATGCATTGAAATTGATGCTCCTAAAGCGTTTGAAAATAGTGGAATTTTCTGGCCTTTAGGAATCGCCACACGAACTAATAACGGCGTCGTTACAAGTTATAAAATTGTTGCGTTTTCATCTGAGAGATACGTTGAGAACTTAGGTGTGATGATATATTCATCTGAGACAGGTTTGTGGAGTCGCAAATTGCATCTCCCTTCTAAGCTTGAGAGTTGTCCCTATACAATTAGCTTGAACGGAAATCTTCACTGGCTATCCCGGAATAATGATGAACTTGTATCTATGGATTTCAACGCCACTAACATGGCATCTGGTCCATTCCGTTACACGGCTTTCCCTGATTTAGAAAAACGTGTCAAATTCACAAGAGCTTGCACAACTTACCAAGGAAGTCTCATGTATATGAACATAGTCTCTCAAGTGGGAAGTGTAGATCATAAGTTATGTGTATGGCGGCTCAAGAGCTGGGAATGGCAACTAATATCTAAAATCTCTACGGCTTTGACTGAGATCAAATTCGATTATATTCCGTTGAGAATTAACCCTTGTGATGCTACAACAGCCTACTTTCTCAGCCAGAAGCACCAACGTTTGATAGCTATTAACTTACGCAATGGGGAGCGTATGCTCCACAGGGAGTTGGAACTTAGCAGCGGTGGGCGCATTCTGAGATCTCTTCACTACCCGCAAGGTTCTTATTTTTACTCATTCGTTCTCCCACAGTGGCTGTATCGGTTACCCAGGCAGCAACGGTGA
- the LOC106338767 gene encoding proline-rich proteoglycan 2-like, with product MRTTPTRMWTTPQGAGRQVHHHQAHATRLATWSTTSWLHATRMPSGGPSGPPPPGCMRPGWPQQQGGAGNSETPDPPKPPQNPSDPHKPREVKPLTDLNSPPGLDDGSSVVKPPTGPVPGSGNNEVKPPTGPNPGAESDPPLY from the coding sequence ATGCGGACCACCCCCACCAGGATGTGGACCACCCCACAAGGTGCTGGCCGCCAGGTCCACCACCACCAGGCCCATGCCACCAGGCTGGCCACCTGGTCCACCACCTCCTGGCTCCATGCCACTAGGATGCCCTCTGGCGGGCCTTCTGGTCCGCCACCACCTGGCTGCATGCGGCCAGGATGGCCACAACAACAAGGTGGCGCTGGTAACTCAGAAACGCCAGATCCTCCCAAACCACCACAAAATCCAAGTGACCCGCATAAACCTCGAGAAGTGAAACCTCTGACTGATCTGAATTCTCCCCCTGGACTTGATGATGGTTCTAGTGTAGTGAAACCTCCAACAGGTCCGGTTCCTGGTAGTGGCAATAATGAAGTGAAACCTCCAACTGGTCCGAATCCTGGCGCAGAATCTGATCCGCCACTCTACTAG
- the LOC106338769 gene encoding uncharacterized mitochondrial protein AtMg00810-like, producing the protein MAAKFEMSDLGKLTYNLGIEVLQYEGGIILKKDRYACKILEETGMSLCNLTPVPMELNAKFSKAPNAEKIDEKEYRRSIGCLHYLLHTRPDLFFSVGVLSRYMQDPKASHGAALKQILKYLQGTFSLGICDSRGRETKLLGYSDSSHNVDIDDGKSTTGHIFYLGESPIN; encoded by the coding sequence ATGGCAGCTAAGTTTGAGATGAGTGACCTTGGGAAGTTAACATACAATTTGGGAATAGAAGTCTTGCAATACGAAGGAGGGATCATACTTAAGAAAGACAGGTACGCTTGCAAGATACTTGAAGAAACTGGAATGAGCTTGTGCAATTTAACTCCTGTACCGATGGAGTTAAATGCAAAGTTCTCTAAGGCGCCCAACGCGGAGAAGATTGATGAGAAGGAGTATCGTCGGAGCATTGGCTGTCTGCACTACTTGTTGCACACACGCCCGGATCTATTTTTCAGTGTTGGAGTCCTCAGTAGATACATGCAAGATCCTAAGGCGTCTCACGGTGCAGCTCTGAAACAGATTCTTAAGTATCTACAAGGTACTTTCTCTCTTGGTATTTGTGACTCGCGTGGTAGAGAGACTAAGTTGTTGGGCTATAGCGATAGTTCGCATAATGTTGACATAGACGACGGCAAAAGCACGACAGGTCACATATTTTATCTTGGAGAAAGTCCTATAAATTAG
- the LOC106338770 gene encoding LOW QUALITY PROTEIN: nuclear transcription factor Y subunit C-10 (The sequence of the model RefSeq protein was modified relative to this genomic sequence to represent the inferred CDS: inserted 2 bases in 1 codon; substituted 1 base at 1 genomic stop codon), translated as MASEEDESWAPLGRQCCGPVLHMKLRALLLPKRSASGSFLCKCHELHETEALSSLEAVLKAFWDNLWNQLQYFTGFNCYLPLSRVKKILKTDPKVRGMITXKISRDAPALFSKACEYLILELTLRAWMHXQSCTRQTIQRCDVFHAVKNSETHCFLIDLVPFGPYCAMHHSIRLAILHVLPPAKMILPDMNVANDMNQIKQENRIDKPFSDHKGFDLNSISREFP; from the exons ATGGCAAGTGAGGAAGATGAGTCTTGGGCTCCTCTTGGGCGACAATGTTGTGGGCCTGTCTTACACATGAAGCTTCGCGCGTTGCTTTTACCAAAAAGGTCTGCGAGTGGTTCTTTCTTATGTAAGTGTCACGAGCTCCATGAG ACTGAGGCACTTTCGTCATTGGAAGCTGTTCTAAAGGCATTTTGGGATAATCTGTGGAATCAGCTTCAATACTTCACAG GTTTCAACTGCTATTTGCCGCTATCTAGAGTCAAAAAGATTTTGAAAACTGATCCTAAAGTCAGGGGTATGATAACATGAAAGATTTC TAGGGACGCTCCTGCGTTGTTTTCAAAAGCATGTGAATACTTAATTCTAGAGCTAACATTACGAGCTTGGATGCA TCAATCATGCACTCGTCAGACCATACAGCGTTGTGATGTCTTCCATGCCGTAAAAAATTCAGAAACTCATTGTTTCCTGATCGATCTTGTTCCATTTGGACCATACTGCGCCATGCATCACAGCATCAGGTTAGCAATCTTACATG TGTTGCCTCCTGCTAAAATGATTTTGCCAGACATGAATGTTGCAAACGATATGAACCAGATTAAGCAG GAGAATCGGATAGACAAGCCCTTTAGCGATCATAAAGGGTTTGATCTCAACTCTATCTCTAG GGAGTTTCCTTAA
- the LOC106340257 gene encoding uncharacterized acetyltransferase At3g50280: protein MVEVTVISSSTVRPKNIHKSGRTKIHLTPHDLDLLYLVYPQRGLLFPKPDPNSHVIPRLKAALSTALDIYFPFAGRLVKVNNPEDNTVSFYIDCNGSGAKFIHAKAESVSVNDLLQSHGSIPCFIDLFFPANDVESHDALISEPLLALQVTEMKDGVFISYGYNHMVADGSSFWSFFHSWSRICQTGSGFNFQSLDLKDWFLDKIDYPIHIPVSEMETPPNCETSTKERVFHFTRKKITYLKAKANEEIGSADSKISSLQAVVAYLWLSIMRHSGLNREEMTQCKIAADMRRRLVPPLKKECFGNVTALAVATTNVGELLDHGIGWTALQISKTVRSQTNISYKTFAENWVRNVKIPKIGVGSRLADHSLIVAGSPWFAVYDHDFGWGKPIAARAGPGNGIGGLLVMFRGVEEGTIDVHATLTSSLWSDVLMNLFS from the coding sequence ATGGTAGAAGTGACCGTGATATCTTCGAGCACAGTTCGGCCCAAAAACATACACAAATCTGGTCGAACAAAGATCCATCTAACTCCTCATGATCTTGATCTTCTTTATCTTGTTTATCCTCAGAGAGGTCTTCTCTTCCCTAAACCAGACCCAAACAGCCATGTTATCCCTCGATTAAAGGCCGCTCTTTCCACTGCCTTAGATATCTATTTCCCGTTTGCCGGTCGTCTAGTCAAGGTGAACAATCCTGAAGACAATACAGTGTCGTTTTACATCGACTGCAACGGTTCTGGTGCCAAATTCATTCATGCCAAAGCTGAATCCGTCTCCGTGAACGACCTCCTTCAGTCTCACGGTTCTATTCCTTGTTTCATAGACCTTTTTTTCCCAGCGAACGATGTTGAGAGTCATGACGCCCTAATCTCAGAGCCCTTGCTTGCGTTGCAAGTCACCGAGATGAAAGATGGAGTTTTCATCAGTTATGGTTATAATCACATGGTGGCCGATGGCTCTTCCTTCTGGAGTTTCTTCCATTCTTGGTCCAGGATTTGCCAGACCGGTTCGGGTTTTAATTTTCAGTCTCTTGATCTCAAAGATTGGTTCCTCGACAAGATTGATTACCCTATACATATCCCAGTTTCAGAGATGGAGACACCACCAAATTGTGAAACTTCAACTAAGGAGAGAGTTTTTCACTTCACAAGGAAGAAGATTACGTATCTCAAAGCCAAAGCCAACGAGGAAATTGGCTCCGCTGATTCGAAAATATCCTCTCTTCAAGCTGTTGTAGCATATCTATGGCTATCAATCATGAGACACAGCGGTCTAAACAGAGAAGAAATGACGCAATGCAAAATAGCCGCGGATATGAGGCGGAGGCTCGTCCCTCCTCTCAAGAAAGAGTGTTTTGGTAATGTGACAGCTCTCGCGGTTGCGACAACCAACGTGGGAGAACTGTTGGATCATGGGATAGGATGGACTGCTTTGCAAATAAGTAAAACGGTGAGGTCACAGACGAATATAAGTTACAAAACCTTTGCGGAGAATTGGGTTAGAAATGTGAAGATCCCAAAAATCGGAGTTGGAAGTAGACTGGCTGATCATTCTTTGATCGTAGCGGGCTCTCCATGGTTTGCAGTGTATGATCATGATTTCGGTTGGGGAAAACCGATTGCAGCTCGAGCTGGCCCGGGTAATGGTATTGGTGGTTTGCTCGTAATGTTTCGTGGAGTTGAAGAAGGGACTATTGATGTCCATGCGACCTTGACGTCATCTTTATGGTCTGATGTACTAATGAACCTATTTTCTTAA
- the LOC106337386 gene encoding protein PLASTID MOVEMENT IMPAIRED 15 isoform X1 — MRDLETAKEEVSRLKLDVDSVLGEKVALEKEVVKTGFNMKEKLRLLESLKKEIEVANEEHFLVELGKIDASMECKEIERLREGEEVLDFLVEKNKKIKKMLEEADRSKGIELELFETTSDVEMLQTQLNLFKKMERRVHTTGKSMSRSSRSFERGKCTLTVLKEVTEETEAKKEALASLNTELFKLMMVMDELRKQINQAKEETGQFNKILRKNDVKIQKLNAKMIMAKSKLEIALSAKERVTSLADSLAGSLEKLKKNKEAAKQEECLLIAQKTVTEMETQKTKLEIDEKGRELNSNLDELEKAKQAEALVLEKLESLIEDKMERFEYEYLSRHASLAEETAEKEVAAAEAWVEALRASTKAVLMKTGTLMRESGMMRVEEERQVFRTARSFSTKRLAEDETHMFKGIPEAAESYLSPKLVRKSTPVQRGKSRRCSSAGTPTFFVIKKKKVPKLVKIFSLKR, encoded by the coding sequence ATGAGAGATTTGGAGACTGCGAAGGAAGAAGTGAGTAGGCTAAAGCTTGATGTAGATTCTGTTTTGGGAGAGAAGGTTGCACTAGAGAAGGAAGTTGTGAAAACAGGGTTTAATATGAAAGAGAAGTTGAGATTGTTGGAGAGTCTTAAGAAGGAGATAGAGGTTGCTAATGAGGAACATTTTTTAGTCGAGTTAGGAAAGATCGATGCATCGATGGAATGTAAAGAGATAGAAAGGCTGAGAGAAGGAGAAGAGGTTTTGGATTTCCTGGTGGAAAAGAATAAGAAAATCAAGAAAATGTTGGAAGAAGCAGATAGATCAAAGGGTATTGAGCTTGAGTTGTTTGAGACGACTTCGGATGTTGAAATGTTACAGACACAGCTAAATCTTTTCAAGAAAATGGAGAGGAGAGTTCACACGACAGGTAAGAGCATGTCGAGATCAAGCCGTTCTTTTGAAAGAGGAAAATGTACTTTAACGGTTTTGAAAGAAGTAACAGAAGAGACTGAAGCGAAAAAGGAGGCACTTGCTTCTCTTAACACAGAACTCTTCAAGCTCATGATGGTTATGGATGAGTTGAGAAAGCAAATCAACCAAGCCAAAGAAGAAACAGGTCAGTTCAACAAAATATTACGGAAAAATGATGTTAAGATTCAGAAACTAAATGCAAAGATGATTATGGCAAAATCGAAACTGGAAATAGCATTGTCGGCCAAAGAAAGAGTTACCTCTCTTGCCGACAGTCTAGCTGGTTCACTTGAAAAGTTAAAGAAAAACAAAGAAGCTGCAAAGCAAGAAGAGTGTCTTCTGATAGCACAGAAGACGGTTACAGAGATGGAAACACAAAAGACCAAACTCGAAATAGACGAAAAGGGAAGAGAACTGAATTCAAATCTGGATGAGCTTGAGAAAGCAAAACAGGCTGAGGCTTTAGTACTTGAGAAGCTCGAGTCCCTCATAGAAGACAAAATGGAGAGGTTTGAGTATGAGTATTTGAGTAGACATGCTTCTCTAGCAGAAGAAACTGCAGAGAAGGAAGTTGCAGCAGCTGAGGCGTGGGTTGAAGCACTCAGGGCTAGCACTAAAGCGGTATTGATGAAGACGGGAACTTTGATGAGAGAGAGTGGAATGATGAGAGTGGAAGAAGAGAGACAAGTGTTTAGGACGGCAAGGTCGTTTTCTACAAAGAGACTGGCCGAGGACGAGACACATATGTTTAAGGGGATCCCGGAAGCGGCTGAAAGCTATCTTTCTCCTAAACTGGTTAGAAAATCAACACCGGTGCAACGAGGGAAGTCAAGAAGATGCTCATCTGCTGGGACTCCGACTTTCTTTGTAATCAAGAAGAAGAAAGTTCCGAAACTAGTCAAGATTTTTAGTCTGAAAAGGTAA
- the LOC106338768 gene encoding calmodulin-binding transcription activator 1-like: MADRGSFGFISPPRLDMEQLLSEAQHRWLRPAEICEILRNYHKFHIATESPTRPASGSLFLFDRKVLRYFRKDGHNWRKKKDGKTIKEAHEKLKVGSIDVLHCYYAHGEGNENFQRRCYWMLEV; encoded by the exons ATGGCGGATCGCGGATCTTTTGGATTTATTAGCCCTCCTCGATTAG ATATGGAGCAGTTGTTATCGGAAGCTCAACACAGGTGGCTGAGGCCTGCTGAGATTTGTGAGATCCTTCGGAACTATCACAAGTTTCATATTGCAACAGAGTCTCCCACTCGACCAGCCA GTGGTTCGCTCTTTCTTTTTGACAGGAAGGTGCTTAGATACTTTAGGAAAGACGGACATAACTGGAGGAAGAAGAAGGATGGGAAAACGATTAAAGAAGCTCATGAGAAGCTCAAG GTAGGAAGCATTGATGTGCTACATTGTTACTATGCACATGGGGAAGGCAACGAGAATTTTCAGAGACGATGCTACTGGATGCTTGAAGTGTGA
- the LOC106337386 gene encoding protein PLASTID MOVEMENT IMPAIRED 15 isoform X2, whose translation MRDLETAKEEVSRLKLDVDSVLGEKVALEKEVVKTGFNMKEKLRLLESLKKEIEVANEEHFLVELGKIDASMECKEIERLREGEEVLDFLVEKNKKIKKMLEEADRSKGIELELFETTSDVEMLQTQLNLFKKMERRVHTTGKSMSRSSRSFERGKCTLTVLKEVTEETEAKKEALASLNTELFKLMMVMDELRKQILRKNDVKIQKLNAKMIMAKSKLEIALSAKERVTSLADSLAGSLEKLKKNKEAAKQEECLLIAQKTVTEMETQKTKLEIDEKGRELNSNLDELEKAKQAEALVLEKLESLIEDKMERFEYEYLSRHASLAEETAEKEVAAAEAWVEALRASTKAVLMKTGTLMRESGMMRVEEERQVFRTARSFSTKRLAEDETHMFKGIPEAAESYLSPKLVRKSTPVQRGKSRRCSSAGTPTFFVIKKKKVPKLVKIFSLKR comes from the exons ATGAGAGATTTGGAGACTGCGAAGGAAGAAGTGAGTAGGCTAAAGCTTGATGTAGATTCTGTTTTGGGAGAGAAGGTTGCACTAGAGAAGGAAGTTGTGAAAACAGGGTTTAATATGAAAGAGAAGTTGAGATTGTTGGAGAGTCTTAAGAAGGAGATAGAGGTTGCTAATGAGGAACATTTTTTAGTCGAGTTAGGAAAGATCGATGCATCGATGGAATGTAAAGAGATAGAAAGGCTGAGAGAAGGAGAAGAGGTTTTGGATTTCCTGGTGGAAAAGAATAAGAAAATCAAGAAAATGTTGGAAGAAGCAGATAGATCAAAGGGTATTGAGCTTGAGTTGTTTGAGACGACTTCGGATGTTGAAATGTTACAGACACAGCTAAATCTTTTCAAGAAAATGGAGAGGAGAGTTCACACGACAGGTAAGAGCATGTCGAGATCAAGCCGTTCTTTTGAAAGAGGAAAATGTACTTTAACGGTTTTGAAAGAAGTAACAGAAGAGACTGAAGCGAAAAAGGAGGCACTTGCTTCTCTTAACACAGAACTCTTCAAGCTCATGATGGTTATGGATGAGTTGAGAAAGCAA ATATTACGGAAAAATGATGTTAAGATTCAGAAACTAAATGCAAAGATGATTATGGCAAAATCGAAACTGGAAATAGCATTGTCGGCCAAAGAAAGAGTTACCTCTCTTGCCGACAGTCTAGCTGGTTCACTTGAAAAGTTAAAGAAAAACAAAGAAGCTGCAAAGCAAGAAGAGTGTCTTCTGATAGCACAGAAGACGGTTACAGAGATGGAAACACAAAAGACCAAACTCGAAATAGACGAAAAGGGAAGAGAACTGAATTCAAATCTGGATGAGCTTGAGAAAGCAAAACAGGCTGAGGCTTTAGTACTTGAGAAGCTCGAGTCCCTCATAGAAGACAAAATGGAGAGGTTTGAGTATGAGTATTTGAGTAGACATGCTTCTCTAGCAGAAGAAACTGCAGAGAAGGAAGTTGCAGCAGCTGAGGCGTGGGTTGAAGCACTCAGGGCTAGCACTAAAGCGGTATTGATGAAGACGGGAACTTTGATGAGAGAGAGTGGAATGATGAGAGTGGAAGAAGAGAGACAAGTGTTTAGGACGGCAAGGTCGTTTTCTACAAAGAGACTGGCCGAGGACGAGACACATATGTTTAAGGGGATCCCGGAAGCGGCTGAAAGCTATCTTTCTCCTAAACTGGTTAGAAAATCAACACCGGTGCAACGAGGGAAGTCAAGAAGATGCTCATCTGCTGGGACTCCGACTTTCTTTGTAATCAAGAAGAAGAAAGTTCCGAAACTAGTCAAGATTTTTAGTCTGAAAAGGTAA
- the LOC106339484 gene encoding CD2 antigen cytoplasmic tail-binding protein 2-like isoform X2: MERARLRNLNTASLFTDDDGIDQAEEIYENDGNRTEDGIQIEAFSLDREKEEGYFDADGNYVEYVREKEDKDAWLDSIEMNPMYIGRSAANDTGMEEDGGEEKPADELSREDIGVLKRRIASVLEPGETVLRALRRLKGNTNNRKEKMNSETKLIFDQLTEDANKLIQNGDYNVYNEEQEVFQREVDAYERLVQERAKDCDMFGDDEEDTAGAVQQGVTNDGSDYVYDETSGYYYSSSIGYYYDPNTGLYCYAATGKWYKYNEVTKEYEEVVAEVAPVEV; the protein is encoded by the exons ATGGAGCGTGCACGGCTCCGCAATCTGAATACTGCTTCCCTCTTTACTGATGATGACGGTATTGATCAGGCCGAGGAGATATATGAG AATGATGGGAACCGCACGGAAGATGGGATCCAGATTGAAGCGTTTAGTCTTGATAGAGAGAAAGAGGAAGGATACTTTGATGCTGATGGGAACTATGTTGAGTATGTTAGAGAGAAGGAAGACAAG GATGCATGGCTTGACAGTATTGAAATGAATCCAATGTATATTGGACGATCTGCTGCTAATGATACTGGGATGGAAGAAGATGGTGGGGAAGAAAAGCCAGCGGATGAACTTTCTCGAGAAGATATTGGAGTCCTAAAGAGGCGTATTGCTAGCGTCCTTGAACCAGGAGAAACG GTCCTGCGTGCTTTGAGGAGGTTGAAAGGGAACACTAATAATCGCAAAGAGAAGATGAATTCTGAGACAAAGCTCATATTTGATCAGCTTACTGAGGATGCCAACAAGCTCATCCAGAATGGCGATTACA ATGTTTATAACGAGGAGCAAGAAGTTTTTCAGCGTGAAGTAG ATGCATATGAGAGACTAGTTCAAGAAAGAGCGAAAGATTGTGATATGTTTGGCGATGACGAAGAAGATACAGCTGGAGCCGTGCAACAAGGGGTCACAAATGATGGATCTGATTATGTCTATGACGAGACTTCAGG GTACTACTACAGCAGCAGCATTGGTTACTACTATGATCCAAACACTGGACTTTACTGCTATGCAGCAACCGGCAAATG GTACAAGTACAACGAAGTGACGAAGGAATATGAAGAGGTGGTTGCAGAAGTTGCTCCGGTGGAAGTTTAA
- the LOC106339484 gene encoding protein LIN1-like isoform X1 has protein sequence MAESSSRKNLKRSFLEDEDSDKQPPEKRVRFPKGKKPKPEQIVEEDTVARRQARDAAMERARLRNLNTASLFTDDDGIDQAEEIYENDGNRTEDGIQIEAFSLDREKEEGYFDADGNYVEYVREKEDKDAWLDSIEMNPMYIGRSAANDTGMEEDGGEEKPADELSREDIGVLKRRIASVLEPGETVLRALRRLKGNTNNRKEKMNSETKLIFDQLTEDANKLIQNGDYNVYNEEQEVFQREVDAYERLVQERAKDCDMFGDDEEDTAGAVQQGVTNDGSDYVYDETSGYYYSSSIGYYYDPNTGLYCYAATGKWYKYNEVTKEYEEVVAEVAPVEV, from the exons ATGGCAGAGAGTTCGTCGAGGAAGAACCTCAAACGTTCCTTCTTAGAAGATGAAGATTCTGACAAGCAACCACC AGAAAAGCGAGTACGGTTTCCCAAGGGGAAGAAACCTAAACCTGAGCAGATCGTTGAGGAAGACACTGTAGCTCGCCGCCAAGCTCGTGACGCTGCTATGGAGCGTGCACGGCTCCGCAATCTGAATACTGCTTCCCTCTTTACTGATGATGACGGTATTGATCAGGCCGAGGAGATATATGAG AATGATGGGAACCGCACGGAAGATGGGATCCAGATTGAAGCGTTTAGTCTTGATAGAGAGAAAGAGGAAGGATACTTTGATGCTGATGGGAACTATGTTGAGTATGTTAGAGAGAAGGAAGACAAG GATGCATGGCTTGACAGTATTGAAATGAATCCAATGTATATTGGACGATCTGCTGCTAATGATACTGGGATGGAAGAAGATGGTGGGGAAGAAAAGCCAGCGGATGAACTTTCTCGAGAAGATATTGGAGTCCTAAAGAGGCGTATTGCTAGCGTCCTTGAACCAGGAGAAACG GTCCTGCGTGCTTTGAGGAGGTTGAAAGGGAACACTAATAATCGCAAAGAGAAGATGAATTCTGAGACAAAGCTCATATTTGATCAGCTTACTGAGGATGCCAACAAGCTCATCCAGAATGGCGATTACA ATGTTTATAACGAGGAGCAAGAAGTTTTTCAGCGTGAAGTAG ATGCATATGAGAGACTAGTTCAAGAAAGAGCGAAAGATTGTGATATGTTTGGCGATGACGAAGAAGATACAGCTGGAGCCGTGCAACAAGGGGTCACAAATGATGGATCTGATTATGTCTATGACGAGACTTCAGG GTACTACTACAGCAGCAGCATTGGTTACTACTATGATCCAAACACTGGACTTTACTGCTATGCAGCAACCGGCAAATG GTACAAGTACAACGAAGTGACGAAGGAATATGAAGAGGTGGTTGCAGAAGTTGCTCCGGTGGAAGTTTAA